From Phaenicophaeus curvirostris isolate KB17595 chromosome 2, BPBGC_Pcur_1.0, whole genome shotgun sequence:
ATGTGCTTTGCATTCCTGCTTCCCTTGGCTTGTTAAAATGGGAGCCATCGCAAAACCCTAGATGCAGGCTAATGATGTGGGGAAAGGTGCTGGaatgagaggaggaagaggaggatgctcAATAAGAGCACTCATTCTCAGTCCCCTGGGAGAGTTGCTCTCTATAAAGCAAACAGTGATACACTGGGGTGAGGGGAAGACAGAGATTGTGGTCTGTGATAGTTCTGTTCACTAAAtgggaattaaaagaaaatctttatctGAGGAGTGCAGAGCCTGGGGACATGGAGATAACGCAGCTCAATTGCGCTGCAGTGTGTGATACTAACTGAGCTGCTGGGCTTTCATGCCTTTCTTTTAATTGCTCCCTTCTTGCTAAATTTAATtggaaaataaacaagcagGAGACTTTAGAAGGAAAATCAGAAGCTGAGGCTCTCCACCCTGATAGATTAATTACGTTGAGCCACCCTAATGATGTCCACTTCTTCCAAAAGTGATACAGCCCCACGTTTCACGGGTGGTTGAAGGTGTCACTGTAACCACATCCCTGACATCTCGCTTTTGTCTTTAAATATTGAGTAATAAGTCCTTCAGCTAATGTTCATGGAGTCccacagaagagaaatgaaagccTACAAGGCAAGGTAGAAACTCCCTtacaataaaaatggaaaagtggACGATTTTATTGTAAATTATTGCTTATGGTATGCCTGGCATAGGAATGCATGCACACTTACAGAAATCCCGGCAGGTAACGGAGTACAGTGAGACCTTAAAATCAGTCGTGTGTGCATAGGAAGTATAACTTGACACTGCAGATCTCCCAGTTTTGGTGCTGCAGTTCAGCATCAGGTCAGATCAATAACACTTTGGGACCTATCCCTGTTGGATTTTATCCAGCACTTGTCAATCAAGCTATCAaatttttaatcttgttttccAGGCTCCAGGGGAGCTACATCAGAGCTGCTGGAATGCAGAAAACATTGTGTTTTAAAAGACTTTCAGAACAGCCCTCAGAAGACATTTTACATGcaaaatcacctttttgctcccttttaaaatacattgcttTGTGGCCATGACTTTGAGCTGGGGGGTGTGGAACACCCCTTCCCATCTCCCCACCAGCCATGAGCACACTAAGCTGCATCCGAGGCTTAGGATGAGCCTGTCATTGAGTCTTTTGGAGGGACACATTCAGGCTCTGGTCCTCCAGATATTCAGACATGTGGTTTAACTTTGCATGCGGTGCAAGTCCCAGTGCAGCAGGTCTGCAGAAGTGCACGTGAAGAGGATGGATGCCTGAGGATGGCCCCTGCAAGACACCTCATCTGCCTCCCAGCCAGGaatttttagttaaaaaattCTCCAAATATTTAAGTTAAATCTCCCTTGTTGTGATTTAAGTCTTGACCCAGGACAGAGGGAGCAGGTTATCACACACCTAGGGAAGGGTGAGTGTAATCATAAGCAGGATGGGGATCACAGGGCCACGtctgctgcagaaaagcaagTACTGCAGAGTGGCTTAATCAGGCTGGGTTTACATGCTCTGCTTTCCAAAATCCACTGTGCTGACCCCACTGCTAGTCTCTAAGATAATCTTTCCATTCTTATGTAGGAAACAGCAGTTAGAGAGAAGTGAAGAAGGTGCTGTTGTAGCAACAGAATCTATCTGGCTGATGAGTATATATgagtatatatgtatataaacatataaatatatatgatatatatttATTGTGACAGTGACAGAGCAGATACTTTGCATGTCCACCATGAAGGAAGGTCACATAGGTTCTGTGTGTTCAGGAGGGCACAGGAGCAGGAAGGGCTTACCCAGTGGCACAGGGGCAAGGACCTTCATGTCATGTTGTTCCAGCCCCCAGCTGCAAATGGAAACCCTTTCACTGGATTTAAATTTTCTGTTCAGTTAGAATTTGTGTAgattataaatatttcaaagcaagGGATTTTGGCATTGCTTAGGGTACGTACAAAGGCTGCCACAGCAGAGCCCAAGTCCAGCTCAGGGCCACTTGGTTTGGCTGCGCTGCATGTAAATAGCAGCAGCTAAgcctttttttaatggaaaagcaAGTACAGATCATATACTTGATAGTTTCAAGAGTGAAGTATTATGAGCAGCTCCCCAGAAAAAACGTATACATCTACTATGACCATTTGGACTGCAGAAGAGAGGATGGAATTATGAGAAAACCAGACCTGGTAACCATCTGCCCTTTAAACCATCCACTTAATTGGGGaataaacttcattaaaataacatttcagagTCATTCCCAAGTTACCAGTAAAGACAGACACACAATTTACATGGGAAGCTCGTACCCAGGGAAATAAATGAAGGCACCACAAATAAGTGAAAAGGGGACAGTTTATGAGTTTGGATGTGTGCTGCCTCTCCCTCCCATCTTGTCCTCACCACGTGTTTTAATTTTCCTCCCACTCCCATCCTTATTGTACTCCTTTTCCCAGGAAGACAAACCACAGTGCTCTCCTGACTAAAGTTGCCAACAGCAGGAGGAGGACAAATATACTCAACTCTGCTTTGGCTTCAGTCCTGTCCCTGGGGCGATCCCTGTACCCTCCTGTCTGCAATCTGGAGTGTCTTGCCATGGTCCTTGTCCTGACCAGATGTGCTAACCAGGCTAGGGTTGTTTGCTGAAGAACCCAGCTGCTCTTTGCAGGTGTCACATATAGGAAATAAGCTAAGAGTCAGTCACAAAGGGAAAACTCACAAAATCCATCACTTtggaaaggcaaaaataaaattactggcTTTAGCTATAGCTCATGCAATACATGCCTTGCCTAAGCAATGGATCATTATATTGCTCCTAAAAACCAGTGGAACCCAGGGAAATGAAAACTATTGAGAAACACGTGGCAGCACCCAGACAATTGCATTACAGCAGGGGAGACGTAAGATTTTGGTGTCCTCCCACCCAGCCCACTGACATGCTCCTAGCTGGAACCAGAACACCCTCTGCATTTCATAAATCAATAAAACTTTGATGTTTcatttggagatttttttttttttacagaatctCCAAAGATTTGCTAGGACCACAGCTCATTAGAATAAGACTATTTATTACTCTCAGGTGGTCTGAGCATTATTTGGGCATGGGATTGATGTTTCTGTGTAGTTTTTCCAGCAGGCAGGACACATGGCAATGTGAGGATGGAGACTTGGGTTCTTTGCAGATGGGGATGCTGCCTTCTTTAGTGCCTACATGGCAGTGGTAATCCATGAAAGAGGCTCCCTGGTGCCACCTTCACATACATAAGCAAATGATTACCTTCATTATCATGAAATAGGGCCAGCATGCCGAATTACAGTAACTTTTCAAagtaaatgtcatttttaacatttacaGGTTTTCATTTGCTCTGGGAAAGGCAGCTACTTTCTGCAGGGATTTTTGCAGAAGGGGTTGAAAACCAGAGCAGACTGCTGGTGGCCCTCAGTAATCCTTTCCtcaggaagagggggaaaaagacatttctgaTGGTGAAAAAACATTCCAGGGAAGCAGTTTTTCCCAGAAGAGTGGCAGGGCCTGACACGTGAGCTGCATTTTCCCTGGCCACAGCCAGTGGCCCATGACCATCAAAGAATCCTTCCTGACTCCACAGCTATCACCTGTATTTGCTCATGAAGGGCTCCACTCTAAATCTAGCAGAGCCCATAAAAGCCTTGTAGAACATGGGATTTGGCCCCATGTGCTCAGCTGCTGAGACATTGCCAAACCTCTCTCCCACTGAAATGCCTGTTTAGGTCTTGAGCATAcccaccccagcatccccccttTATCGAGACTCTCTTTTCCACCACTGCACCTCAAATGGGCAGCATCATCTGCAGCACagagggaaaggcaggagaaatAAACAGAGACACGCAGCATGATGCTTAGCCTGTGGCTTTGGGGATAAAAGGCACTGTTTCTTCTCGGCAAGGCAGGCGAGCAAAGCCAGAGAGACTTGCAGGAGAGGGAAGTTCTCCCTTCATGGGGGATGCATTTCATGTGAGCCGCTGATaagatcttattttaaaaaacacttgCTGTTCCAAAGCATCCAGATCCTGGTGACTGTGGTATTTGTGTAGCCTGATGCAGAAATGGCTTTGTGGACCCAATGCCTGAGGCTGACGCTCTTTGACACTGGGGGTAACCATATCTCTGGGGCTCTGTTGCTCCAGAATACAATAGAGTAACACTGGCTATGGTCTCTTCCATTGCCTCGTCCTGGCTGGTTGCCCAGCCTCTTCAGTCACGGCCACGGCAGTGGCTTTTTGCAGTGCCTCTGCTATCCCAGTGGGGAACATACGCTGTGCTAGTGGTTCATGAGCCTTACTAGCTGTTTTAACAACTGAAAGCAAGGTGGAAACACATCCTTCCCCTCCATGCTGAGGCCCTTTCTTTGTTACAGACACTTAGAAAAACTAACAGCACTAAAAGAAGGTCctacagaaataattcagaGCAATTACCACTAaagaatgtgaaatattttcatttggttttcttATGAAGTTGACTTTGTTGCTTTTATTCACAgggagtatttttctttctctgtgtaaaGGCCATGCAGAAATCCCAGAAGGATTTTCAGAGCATGATCTTCCTCAGTTTGACTTAGGACAACCTACTGTAACCCCAAAGGAATTCTAATATACTTGTTGATAAAAATATGTAGAATAAGGTTTATAAATCTCTATATAAAATATGCATTAGTCTTTGTGATTGTAAAATCATAATgagtgtgtatacatatatatatataaaaataataagtgGAGAGGGTATATATTTCCTGCAAATACAAGTTTTACATTAATGAATAAACTGTGGCACTTAGTCCTGTTGCGACTTCGTTCTGTCCCCTGAAACATCAGCTGCATGAGCTTGGTCTGCAGCTGGGTGACACAGCAAACAGGCTTGTAACTTCATCTACAGCTGGAGAGGAGAATACAAGGATGAGACAACAACCTGGAGCAAAGGGACCTTGCTCTGGGGTAAGACCCCATGTGCTCCCCTCCCATGGATGTTTCCTGGTAGCTGGCTTTCGTGCTCGTGGCTGCCGGCAAAGCCACTCTCCATCCGTCCCGTTGGAAGTGGTTTTTCTGTTGTCCTCCCAGCCCTTGTTTtcaatgttgttttcttttctatttccttccaggctttttaaaataacagtcaGGGTCTCCAGCAGCTTGGCTAAAGCATTAAGTGGCCAGCTTTGTGACTCCTAGTGCTTGTCTCTGACTGCACCCGGGGCTCTGCTGACCCTGCAGAGAGGACAatgccagcacagcaggaacagggaatAAGGAACACCTCCCCATAACCAGCTGCATCAGAGAAGTATGTCAGAAATAGCTGCTTTGAGTTGCTGAACAAGCAAGCTAACAACAGGGCACAGCTTCATAATTCTGAGACCCTTAACAAAAAACAGCATTCTACCTGACTGCAAGTCACGCAAGTAAATGCACTGACTATTGCCATAAATATAATAACAATGATGGCTGGAAACTAAATAAAGCAACATCCTGTTCCCGCTCCTTtggattttgtttcctttatagCCCTGCTAATTCCTGCTTCTTAGCAAGGGGCTCCAACACCAGCCCCTAAGCATcatccttgaaaaaaatatttaattggaaAACGTTCCAATTAGTTCTGATAGTATTAAGATTTTCTTACTTAAGAAGCAGATGATAAAAATCTTAATATCAATTAAGGTGTTGCTGTAAATCATCAAAACTAAGCTACATTCATGTAAACACACAGCATGTCTCCAGTGCCTATGTTTGGCATTAGCACGAGCCAACCCAGTTCCACATTGGCCAAATTCCCCAAAATTTCACACAAAAATACATGTTACCCCATTCCAAGAGCCTGCCCAGGCCCTGCTTCTCACCTGGGAGAGTGGGTGGTTTACTGCACACCACAGTCCAGACGTGATGTCCTTGAGGACGTCCCAAGAGGAAGCTCAGTTCCTCCTATTCTTCTCTGGCTGCTTCTGGCACAGGTGTCACCCCTCCCTGGCCCCATTGTCCCTTGTTCCAGACTTGGGGTTTGCACAAACAACCATTGCTGATGTCAAGAAGACAGTATGTTTCCTTCTTTGGGCATGGAGAAACAGTTTTTAACCAGTTCCTTCAGTAAGCtgatttttcaattattttaatttcattttatagcAATTTTAAGTGCAGCGTGCCATTCGGCAGAATTTCTGGTCTCTAGCAGATAATTAGGTTTTGATTATTCTCTAAAGCAGGAGTTTATAGAAGTGTTCCACCATGGGGGTGTGGCATAATAGACTTGCTAGGCCCTGTGGTTGGCAAAGAGCTTGTTCTTGGAAAAGAGGGTGATTGGCAAGAGGGAGTGACTGGCAAGTTACAAAACTGTGGGCAAAAGTATTAGCATAATCTTCATAGATACAGATCTCATCAGAAACATGTCGGGGGCAGAGGTTTCTTGTCCATGAAATTCTAACAAGCCCGTTAACATCTCTAACAGGAATAttcaaacatttatttaaaaaaaagaaaaacaaacaaagagacAAGGAAGCACTGGAAAAAGTTAATAGCTATATTCttgaaaattaaggaaaggatCTGACACCATGGTCTTGAAAAAGTTCTCTTCCCTGGAACAAGAACCCTGACTTTTAGCTAATTAgacccctctactctgctctcatgacaCTTCACCTGtagccctgcattcagttctggagtcctcagcaaaggaaggacatgATCTGttagaatgagtccagaggaggccacgaagatgatctgagggctggaggacctgccatacgaagacaggctgggagagttgggcttgttcagcctaaagaagagaaggcacctgagagacctcatagcagccttctatTACCTCTTAAAAATAGTTTCTTGTTGCATAtggaagtattttttgttttttccataaCCCCAGCTTGGAAATGTCTGGAGGAGCTATAGTTAGAATTGGCCAATTTTGTGCATGGATCTTGGTTGGGCAAAAAATGCTCATTTGAGTTGCTGAAATGAATTGTCAGCTGAGCACTCAGCTTATCTGGCCATTTcagctggaaagagaaaacattagCAGCGTTTTTATAAATGCAAAGACACGCACTGGTTTagcagaaaggaaatgtttttgtgttgagctttcttattttgtacaagaagaaagaaaattcccCCCATTTCTTCCAGTAGGAGATTCTGAATAAAACCGGTTTGGGATGGCATCAAAGTATATTTTTCCACCACGTGTGGTCTTTTGGTGTGGCTGCTGACTCAAAACACTGGTTTTGAAGCATTAGCTGTGGATCCCTGCATCTCATTCTCAGTTCAGACAGGGGTGACACCCAAATGATTCTTCTCTCTTGTTTTTCAGTTAAGCCAGTGCCACCCAGTAGCTTGCCAAAATGTAGTGTGCAGGAGAAGTTGGTGAAAGggctccagctccagcacccTTCTCCTTTGCATCAAAGGTCTTTGTAACCTTTGGATGTGCCAAGACCTAAAACCCCGCACCACTCCTTGCTGCTGGCCAGAGCCATGCCAGTGCCCAGAGGTCTTTCAGGAATGATGTACATAAACAAATCTGGGGAAGAATAACATAAATTTCTAGTGTTCACTACAGGGATTTTTAcaaatttttatatttagagTATAAATGAGGGAAGTGAACAAGGGTATTTCTTGGTTTGTTTCCTTAGTCAGGTTGCTGTTGCCTAATTACTGCATTACTGAGCTAACTcagcacacagaaaaacagataaatCAACAAATAGGAAGATTACTGGAATGAACGTTGAATTAATGGTTATGATGGATACCTGCtaagcaggaaaagagaagacaaacaCGCAGGTCAAGGGGCTGAATTCCCCACTAGCTGCTGTAAGAAGGAAACTccaggagatcatagaatcatagaatcactaggttggaaaggacccactggatcatcgagtccaaccattcccatcagtcactaaaccatacccctcagcacatcatccaccAAATCCTGGGATGAAGAAGGGCAGGTGGACCATCATTGAGGAAaccaggattatttttttaaactcaaaaGCTTTTTGCTCCTTTGCTATTCCTCTCCTCACACTACCTTGTACTCTGATAACTGTGCAAATAAACTGCCCCACATTACTTGACATGTGTAAAGCGTCTACTAGCTGTCCACTGTACCTGCTCATCTTCATCCAAGGGTCTCCAAATTGCAAGTGGAAAGCACAAGGAGTACTGTGTCTGGAGAGCCTCTCCCACCGTCCTGCCTCCTTTGGGACAGTCCATTCATCTTCACCCTCTAATGCTGTCACCACTCTGAGCTCTCTGTGGACATTGCTCTATGGGCAGGAATTTGCTTGAAAAAGACAGCTTtatagtgaaataaaaaatgatggGTCTAAACCAGGACACGCCTGGGGATACTCAAATGTGCAAAATGCTGGTTTGTTTATGTGCACAGCCAGTTACATGCACAGCTGCAGCACCCCAATGGTGAGCAGACCCACTGCAGtgctggggaagaaaagaagtcaCTGAGTTGACTAGCATCTCCTACTCTGACAAgggaaaaccaaagcaaattCTGCACCAGTtactatttaatttaaatattttaaaaagtataaatTTCAGTCACACTGCTAAAATGGTTTTGGATCCTAAAATACTGTTGCAAATAAGTTGTTTCACATCCTTTTAGGGGCTTTTGCAATGTTAATGTTTGTTTAAGCATTTCAGTGTGCTCTGataatgtctttgccctttcttTAGCTGCATTCTGCAGAGGCAACAACATCAGCCAAACCCAGCTGATTTTCTGCACTGCATCAGATCAGGGTCAAGTGATTAGCAAATTATTAACATGGTGCATCACATCATCAACCTGCACCCGTGTGATGCCAGGTCAGTGTCTGGCCAGTGCTTCCCCTGGCATGGAGGTTTTGCTCCGGACAGCATCGGGGACTGCCTGAGTATGGCTCTGTCCTGGCAGCCTGGACCTTCCCACGACCTAGCTCCTATTTCAGGGCTTGTCCATCTATTTAAAGTGcacaaagaaggggaaaaatgcaGCGTGTGCATGAGACACCGCGCCAAATATCCAGTTTCTTTTAGAGGCCGATAGCGAAGGATCCCAcggctttttatttttgttgggtttttttcccgtTTTAGCGAAAACATGCTTGAAAAGTATCAGGCCCTATTAGGGATTAGAAAAGTCATCTGCTGGGTGAGTGAGTAGCTCAAACCCTCGAAAACTAAAAAACGAAACAGGAACCTGGCTAGTTTCTCCCACAGAAAAGCACTCCAGCCCAGACGGCTTATTGCTCCCATCCTACATCTCTGGCTGCCAAGGGGAACACAGCAAGGCCAGCGACTGGGCTTCCACCACCATGCGGTGAGCCAGACGGTGCTACAGGAAGCCGTAGCCTCCAGTGATAAATAGGAGACCCGGGAGTACAGGATGTGTGCAGGGGGAGCTCAGTGGAACGAGAGGATGTGAGGCAGCAGCTGCCGAGTCCATCCATCTGTCTGTCGTCCAGCCAGCAGGATGGCCATTGCCcgtctgctgctgctgctgctgctgctggaacgAGGATCTGGAGAAGAAGATGCCAAGATGCTCTGCTCTGGCACTGCCTGCTATACCCTGCATCTAGCCAGGCTGGACTGGAATGCTGCCCAGGAGCAATGCGAGCTCAACGGTGGCAACTTGTCTCCAGCCCGCAGCCCTGCTGAGGCCGAGCTGCTGCGGGAGCTGCTGATGGCAGCCGGCGGGACAGACCAGGCTTGGATCGGGCTGTCGCTACAACGGGGCCGCTGCGTCCAGCCACAGGAGCCACTGCGAGGTTTCTCCTGGGTGTCCAGCGGGGAGCCTGGGAACTACTCGGCTTGGCTGTCAGAGCCCCGCTTCACCTGCCTCAGCACCCTCTGCGTCAGCCTGCGGCCGGCCGGCTGGGTCAGTCGCCCTTGCCGCATTCTGCTGCCTGCTTTCCTCTGCAAGTTCAGCTTCAGGGGGATGTGTGGACCCTTGCCGCTGGGTGGACCCGGCCGGGTCAGCTACACCACCCCGTTTGGGGTGCGCAGCCCCCAGCTGGCGGCCGCCCCTTTCGGCACGCTAGCAGAGGCTCAGTGCGATGGAGACGACGTCCCAACCTTCACCGTCTGCAAGAGCCTTCTGGAAGGAGGCAGCTTCACCTGGGATACCCCCGGCCCCCTCTGCCCCATCGCCTGCGCCCACCACAACGGGGGCTGCCAGCATCGCTGCCTGGAGGAGCCGGGGCAGCCCCCGCGATGTGCCTGCCACCCCGGATACACCCTGGCCCCCGATATGGCTTCCTGCCTGCCCGAGGACGCCTGCCATCCCAACCCTTGCCAGGGAACCTGCCGGACACGGCACGGCAGCTTTGAGTGCGTCTGCGAGGCCGGCTACACCCTGGCATCTGATGGCCGTCGCTGCCTGGACGTGGATGAGTGCCTGTCCGGGCCCTGCCAGCACGAGTGCCGCAACACGGTTGGCAGCTTCATCTGCCTCTGCCGGCCCGGCTACCAGCACCAGCCCGGTGGTGGTGATGCCTGCCTGGATGTGGATGAATGCCTGCAGGACCCCTGCCCTGGTCCCTGCCACAACCTGCCCGGCAGCTTTAAGTGCCTCTGCCCTCCCGGCTTCATCCTGGAGGAGGATGGACGTGGCTGCTACTCTGCACCCACCCACAAAGAGGAGACTATGGGCTCTCCCAACAGCACCTCACGGACCACGGGTAACCCACCAACCACAGACGCTCTGCAGACCACGGGCATCCTCCAGACTACGGGTGCCCCATGGACCTCGGGCATCCCCTGGACACTGGGCATCCCTGTTGGGGCAACACCGCCAGCCCCCACGGTGGCTGGGTCAGCACCTGGCCCTGAGCACAGTGCCGATGGCCCCAGGCTGCTCCTCTACTAcattctgggcagcctggtagCCATCCTGCTGGTGCTGGCCTTcgccctggccctgctggcttGCAAGAGGAGGGTGGCCAAGCAGGAGAAGCAGCCAGCCAAAAATGCAGCGGACAACTACTGCTGGGTGCCTGAGCAGCCAgagagctgtggggcaggtggTGAGCGCAGGTAATGGTGCCTGGGGCAGCAAGGGGGGAGGCAGAAAGCATTttagcaaattaaaaagaaatgtaaaagcaaaaagggATAATGCTTTCTGTTCACGACAGGTTTGTATGTCCAAGAGCCTGTCCTGGTGTTCCTTGCAAAGCACAGAGCTTGGCTCTGTGTAGGAAGACAGCCCAAACCAGTCCTGTGGTTTATAAATCAGCCACTGCTTCTCCCAGGAAAGGGTTAACATAGACAGTGCTGCAAAGTGGAGAGGGAGTGGGATTGAACTTGCCTGCTAGGACTGCTCTTCAACTTTGCAGAACCTCACTGTGCTTAATAATAACAAATTATAACTATTGATTCGTCTTCCTAAAGCTAAAGAGTTAATTTCATTTATCATTTGGTCTCCCCTACCTGTATTTGAAATGCCAACATGCAAAAGCATCAGCTTCCCTGCCCTGTCCCCACAGCTCCTCCAATCCTTTGCCATCCCAAAAGCAATGCTAGTCCCTCCTCTGGTCACCTGCCTGGCAGCAGACAGCCTGCATTCAACCCTTGGTTTCGCCTGGTTCTCATTGAATTGCGTTTGAAATTTGTATGTCTTTCACCAGGGTGAGAACTGGTTTCTGCTACTACAAGCAGGGGCTTTTTTTAGTGGtttttccctgcagctccccagaTCCGTGCAGGAGCCTGTGCAATTGCACTAGGTTTGGAGCAGGGAAACAGGGATGCTTCTCCCAGGGCATCACCCCAGataagggaccttaaatccaTTCCCAGAGTGCAGGAGGTACACAGCACAGGGAAAGCTGTTCAACTTGGCCTTGTAGACAAGGGGCCGAGGCAGAGAATAGGTGGTAAAaggatatgaaaaaaatatatttagaactGCCCACCCATTTTGAGTGTATTCAATTTAAAAGCActtgcaaaatacagaaaacaatgtTCTCCTTCAAATGCAGCTGGATGAAAGACTGGACTTTTCCTGTTTTGGGTAGGACACCTTCCTGACAGCTGGGGGTCCAGACGGAGTCCATTTTCCATTCCTCCCCCTGTGTAGAATACACTGGATGTTGTATATTTGCTGATTGTTGTATATAAACCTTAAAATTCCACTtcaaaacaaatgctttctCAGGATGAAGTTGTTCTCAAGTCTCCCTCAGGTACCTAACTTCAGAGCGCCGTTTATATGCAGCCACTCCTGACAATGAAGCCTCTTGGAGCCGTTTCAGTGTGAATCCTCCCAAAAACACCCAGGGTCACAGGGGCCGTTCAAGCTTCCCATCAAGCACTGCTATCTTCATTATTTACCCACACTCTACAAGGCAAAAAGGTGCTAGAAAAGAATAGGTGTGTGATTTGAAGGGTACATAAGTTTCTTGAAGTATCTGCTGGGTTTATTGTATACTTGAGGCTTAATTGCTACTGAAATGGGAACTGAACACAAAGGAGTTTGCTGTAGGCAGCGACCTGCATCCTGTTCTTCCATGTGTGGAGGAAAAccctttcctgctgtttttttgTCTGCATTTCTCCATTGTA
This genomic window contains:
- the CD93 gene encoding complement component C1q receptor, which codes for MAIARLLLLLLLLERGSGEEDAKMLCSGTACYTLHLARLDWNAAQEQCELNGGNLSPARSPAEAELLRELLMAAGGTDQAWIGLSLQRGRCVQPQEPLRGFSWVSSGEPGNYSAWLSEPRFTCLSTLCVSLRPAGWVSRPCRILLPAFLCKFSFRGMCGPLPLGGPGRVSYTTPFGVRSPQLAAAPFGTLAEAQCDGDDVPTFTVCKSLLEGGSFTWDTPGPLCPIACAHHNGGCQHRCLEEPGQPPRCACHPGYTLAPDMASCLPEDACHPNPCQGTCRTRHGSFECVCEAGYTLASDGRRCLDVDECLSGPCQHECRNTVGSFICLCRPGYQHQPGGGDACLDVDECLQDPCPGPCHNLPGSFKCLCPPGFILEEDGRGCYSAPTHKEETMGSPNSTSRTTGNPPTTDALQTTGILQTTGAPWTSGIPWTLGIPVGATPPAPTVAGSAPGPEHSADGPRLLLYYILGSLVAILLVLAFALALLACKRRVAKQEKQPAKNAADNYCWVPEQPESCGAGGERR